GGCTACTTTTAAGCTGAGGGAAAAGGTGAGCTGAGGGACGGAAAAAGACAATGCTGCACTTTAGGGTctcactgaaagaaaacaaaaaggggaaaaaattgggaaaaaacatGGTTAGATGCCACGAAGTAGGTGGCAGTGCCTTAACCGTATGTGTGTTGTATAGGCCACTGGGGCCTCTTCCATCCTTATCAAGGGGAGTGCTAACCTTCTCTCCTTTCATACAACACAACCATTGGGCCTCATTCAACGCTATTTAAACCTCCAGCACTATGCATCTATACAGAATAGAGTGAGCCAATTTTTCTACCTTTTCTCCCCTAACTTGACACTTCTTTCTAGTATCCATAAGAAAACTTTTAATATAAGTCCAAATTTCACCTAAAAATATCGGTTAAATCGCTAAAACGCGCGTTTTCCGCTACCCTTTTAATATATTCATCAAGCTCAGCCAATCAGCGTGCGGAAGGCGGAGCTTCTCCTCCCCGTGGTGGTTCGCCTTCTGCCTCGCTGATTGAGGCGGGCGCGCCCGTGGTTCGCAGGTTCGAATCCCgcccccggcggggcggggcgtgGGGCGGTGCCGCTGGGGTGTGCGGAACCTGCGCAGGGTTTGCGCTTTCCCGGGGGTATCCCTCAGGTTTTACCTTTCAGGTTTTACCTTTCCCGCCGGATATTCCGCGGGTCTGAGCCTTTCCTGCCGGGTTTCCCTCGGATTTGAGCTTTTATCCGAGCGGCACCGCGGGATGTGCTGGTGGCATCTCCCGCAGCCCATTCCCGAAGTGTTCCCGCTGCCCCGGAGCTCGTTAATCACTCTGAGTTATATCAGCGCTAATAACGAGTTACAAATTCCACACGTGGGAGCGGTGGAAAAggttgggtgggtttttttcttttttttcccgttttctTAAGACCTTTCTCTTCGGTATGCCAAGGGAATCAAACCAGACAAACATTTCTCTAAAtgagcactgcagcagctcaaAGCAGCCCGGGGCGCTGCTGTTCCAGCGGGATGACACCCCCAGCATCCCGCTGCAGGTGCCACCGATACCGCCTTAAGGCATCGCTCCATCCCCCGAGCCCTGGGGCTCCCAGACCTTCTCCCAGACCTTCTCCCAGACCCTCTCCCAGACCTTCTCCCAGACCTTCTCCCAAACCCTCTCCCAGACCTTCTCCCAGACCTTCTCCCAGACCTTCCCGGCAGAAGCAGCAGCGGAGGAGCCGCTCTCCCGGATGAGGCTGCGGATCCAGGTGCAGTGCCCAGGGGTTTGAGCAGCCCCTGGTTGTGCACAGCTGCCGCATCCCGGACTCACAGAAGGGCCCGAGGTGGAAAGGACCTTACAGCTCACCCCATTCCAACCCCCTGATGCGGGCACgaacaccttccactctcccaggttgctcccagccctgtccagcctggccttagacacttccagggatgcttCATTGCTGCCgcacagcccaggctgctcctggctgccccTTGCAGATAACTGACGAGTTTATTAGGGGATTAAAAGTTAGCTTCTCCTCCTTATTGAATGCTCTGATTTATGCATGCGTTTAAATCAATCCCATTTCCTGCCTTTTATCCCTTCTCCCCCAGGCTTTCAGGCTTTTCTGTGTCAGACATTTGTTACAATCGCATTGTTTTGAGGCAAGCGAGACGCCGTGGGTGGTTTAAGGGATTTAAATCCATGAGCTGCATTTTTTGGGCACTTCTCCCAGGTGCCAACTGCCCCTCCTGAGCTGTAGATGCCCTTCCTTGGACCAGTTTGTGCTGCCTCCCAGTGAAatcctggcaggtctgggaccctggcaggggtcaggaacccccctggacagagcccccagagacactgtctgtgatctctgtccatggaaaagagttttcaatcttacaggatgaattacaagctctgagtgtttgataagagtaataattaagtgtggcacgggtgcaaaagtaaaattttaggattctagattaggggttcagaggggacaagatggaggaaattgggtgtgccttgtcctttttctccttcttcatgccctccatgtttcactgtggtgttggcatttttctgttggttcaggctggggacacactgttcaacgtaggtgacagatattggcacgttattgtaaatccagcacaggtagtttctggtatttaatgtttgtaccatcccactgagggcagagccccacacgctgccctgcaggacagagctgcggcagggcagcagaacatgttagagataaacagaataaacagccttgaaaccagcacagacgaattatgacttcttctttggcagaggggctgaaagacagagactttctacaacctcggaatcaccaatacccacagattctgacaaaaTCCAAACCAGCATCCCTGCTGATGAAGATGCTGATGAAGATTCGGTCGGAGcctgcctggcacaggaggtgcctgctgggctggggtgcccagggtgggggaTTTCAGGTGCTGCTAGCAGGCAATTGCTGGATGAGCTACATAAGCAGcttattttgtcattttaattttttaatccCGCGCATTCGGTGGCGCTCTCTCATTAGTAAGCATTAGCTCTCCAAGTCCCATTAGCTCCGCTGAGAGCTCGGGCTTTGCTTGTGGGGACAGTGCCcaacagggggctgggggcctgctcctgcagctggtgACATCCCTGGTGTCCCATGTGGCTGTGACCCATCGCTGCTcagcccttccctctgctgtCCCTCGTCCCCTCCCCAAGCCCCTGGcagtcccagctccctcctgagCTGATCCAAGCCCGGGGCTGGCTCTAACCTCTCCCTGCTTTATTAAGCCAACTATTTTCTTGTGTGTAAATACACACATTCCATTCAAAccctcttccctctccttcaGGTTTTCCCTTTAACCCCAGGGCCATCCCCAGAGCTGTACTTTGTTAGAGGATCTCAAGTCTCGGATTTAAAATTAGTTGACTGCTTctctttaataaaattattcctttCCTCTTTAAATAGCACAAGATGTCACAGAAAGCCGGTGGGTCCGTTCATGAAGATGAGACAGCTCAGAGAGGaaagagatgggaaaaaaaaaaaaatagtaaaaccATACATCTCCCCAAACCCCTTCTGCCTAATCCAACTGAATTAGAGGATTTCGAAGTGGATTTAAAACTAAATCTTGATTAGGGAGAATTTCTCTCCAAGAGCTGCTGCACGGTGGTATTAATGGGAAGTGATCGTGGACAGAGGAAATAGGACAGAAATAACTGAGGGTAGCACATCATACGCACTCAGGTCTGAGCGTGAACTGAGAGAATCGGGGAATTTctccagagcaggagggagaaaTTCAACACCCACAGAAGGAGCCGagtgccaggggctggcagggcaggcagggagcagccagagccctgAACCCCACGGGAAGGGCTCGCAGGTGAGGAGGCAGCGCCGAGGAAGAGGAGGGCCGGGGTGAAGAGCCGGGAGGAGAGGAAGGCTCACCCCGAGCCCACCCCCGGGGATGCCCCCCATGCTCTGCGGGCACATGGCCGGAGGTGCCCATGGGATCCTGTCTCTGCTGACCGTGGTCTTCGTCCTGCCAGAGGGTGagtgctgctctcctccctAAACCCGACTTGCCCCGGTGTGATTTCTCCTTGGGGTGAATTTAGGGGTACTCCCACCCCAAGCCCTGCAGCTGCATGCTGGTGCTTTTAGGATGGAGGTAATGTCACTGTTTTGTACAAAAGGGCAGCgtgccaggatttgggatccccTGGGCTCCTCTTCCCTGGTTTGGCTAGGGCAGGGacttccctggctgtgcctggctgTATGAGGGTGCTCAACACCCCCAAAAACTCTGTGGGAGCCCAGGAAGCTCGGGAAGGGCTCTGGGTCAGTGTTCAGAGGTGAGCAAAAGTAATGGCAGCAACCTGATTAATCAATAGAGGTTGCCTTAACCTCCACAACAGAGGTGGATGGTGTAAATTAATCTCATTTAAAGGcgcttttttttaattttttttttttatttaagaaaccTGAGAAATGGTTTAATTCCCATTGTGGCAATTTTCAGACACAGTGGCTGCAGGGGAGGGCTGAGCTGCCACCAGTGCAAGTGTGCAAagccctggggacacactggggcCATTGGCCCGGGGTCACAGCACGGTGGCTCTGAAGGAGGATTTCCCTTCTGTTTCCGAGCAGGTTTGCCTTCCTGATAGACCCTGTGATAATATCAGGACTGTGTCCAggggaaaaaccaaaccacGCTGATAAACCCATCCCTCTGGAGCAAATACCTCCAAAGCAGGCACAGCCAAACTGGAGAAATTTGGTGAAAACTGGAGAAGCTGTTTCTGAGCGTGACGGAGACCTGAAGTCGGTTGTGAGGTTTCACCTACTCCTTACACCCCCTGTTTCAAAGCTCCCACAGTTTGGTCCCAGCGCAAATCTCCGGCTAATCTCTGATTTAGCACTGACCTCTAGTGGGAGATGAATCTGTATTTTCGGGCCCACCGGGTAAACAAGTGACGGGCAGCTCTGGCTTAATGCGACTTGGCAAGGCAGGGAGCGCTGCGAAGCTCGCAACGAGTTGAAGCCTTTTcccctctggaaaaaaaatccagccgTGTTTCCTCTGCTTCTCGTTTAGTGTCTGGACTCCAGTGTTACGGCTGCAACATCGTGGTTGGCACCAAAAACGTGGACATGGGGTGCTCCAACCCCGAGGTGATCAcctgctcccagtcccaccagGGCTTCAAGCACCGGTTCTGCATTAAAACAGAGAGCGGTGAGTTCACCCCTGTTGGAAtttgtgggtattgatgattctgagattgtagaaagtctctgtctttctgccccattgccaaagcagaagccataattcgtctgtgctggtttcaaggctgtttattctgtttatctctaacatgttctgctgccctgccgcagctctgtcctgcagggcagcgtgtggggctctgccctcagtgggatggtacaaacattatataccagaaactacatgtactatatttacaataatgtgccaatatctatcatttacgttgaatagtgtgtccccagcctaaactaatagaaaaatgccaacaccacagtgaaacatggagggcatgaagaaggaggaaaaggacaagacactcccaattcctccatcttgtcccctctgaacccttaatttagaaacttaaaattttacttttgcacccgtgtcacacttaattattactcttattaaacactcaaagcttgtaattcatcctgtaagattgaaaacttcTCTCTgtggacagagatcacagacagtgtctctgggggctctgtccaggggggttcctgacccctgccagggtcccagacctgccagggcagccagagggatgctctggattcccacacaccCCGAGGGCTGCTCGAGGCTCTGGtcacccccaaacccaacctCACAGGCAGCCAGGCCGggcctgtccctgtgccaggctgtcaCAGcgccctgtccctgccatgtccctcCCTGTGCTTGCTTTGCAGTGgtcct
The sequence above is drawn from the Taeniopygia guttata chromosome 17, bTaeGut7.mat, whole genome shotgun sequence genome and encodes:
- the LOC115497562 gene encoding urokinase plasminogen activator surface receptor, which produces MPPMLCGHMAGGAHGILSLLTVVFVLPEVSGLQCYGCNIVVGTKNVDMGCSNPEVITCSQSHQGFKHRFCIKTESVVLGILLTSGCATSRHCQQQELPGVRIHCCDTDLCNTSPGAPRPPPGHLLLLPCILTALLLC